The following proteins come from a genomic window of Tepidiforma thermophila:
- a CDS encoding NYN domain-containing protein has protein sequence MQRAAEPEQAEPPAEPATVPAARKDRTPAPLPAEKQLAQLAHEVSALTRTLEAQAAQLAQLVRVQEDLARRVAHAPGAAAAPAPRIGVFVDAANIELALDRLKHRVNWKKMLDYLSEGRQLVRAVAYSPVHEDPGVSIETQRFAEPFIDQGFRVVRKPFKRFSDGSIKANVDIEIALDIMEMLDRLDVVVLVSGDGDFERLVEVVQAKGVRVEVVSVGGSTASNLRHAADRFIDIQAILPKVRA, from the coding sequence GTGCAGCGCGCGGCCGAGCCGGAGCAGGCGGAGCCGCCAGCCGAGCCCGCGACCGTCCCGGCGGCCCGGAAGGACCGTACCCCGGCGCCGCTCCCGGCCGAGAAGCAGCTCGCGCAGCTGGCGCACGAAGTCTCGGCGCTGACGCGCACCCTGGAGGCGCAGGCCGCGCAGCTCGCGCAGCTCGTACGGGTGCAGGAGGACCTTGCGCGCCGGGTCGCTCACGCACCGGGGGCAGCGGCTGCCCCGGCACCACGTATCGGCGTTTTTGTGGATGCCGCCAACATTGAGCTGGCGCTCGACCGGCTCAAGCACCGGGTCAACTGGAAAAAGATGCTGGACTACCTCTCTGAAGGACGCCAGCTCGTCCGCGCCGTGGCGTACTCCCCGGTGCACGAAGACCCCGGCGTAAGTATCGAGACCCAGCGGTTCGCCGAGCCGTTCATCGACCAGGGCTTCCGCGTCGTGCGGAAACCGTTCAAGCGCTTTTCGGATGGTTCGATCAAGGCAAATGTCGATATCGAGATCGCGCTGGACATCATGGAGATGCTCGACCGGCTGGATGTCGTTGTGCTGGTCTCCGGCGACGGCGATTTCGAGCGGCTGGTGGAGGTCGTCCAGGCCAAGGGCGTCAGGGTAGAGGTTGTGTCGGTCGGCGGGAGCACGGCATCGAACCTGCGGCACGCCGCCGACCGGTTCATCGACATCCAGGCGATCCTGCCGAAGGTGCGGGCCTGA
- a CDS encoding Zn-ribbon domain-containing OB-fold protein, producing MPDRPQPRFPEPDTQPFWEATKEHRLLYQVDRDTGDVVFFPRRHNPKNGSSNLEWRESKGLGTVYTFSVVRLNRHPVFAGLGPYAVAYVDLDEGFRMLTNIVNVADPTKDIFIGQRVKLTWLDQSTGISIPVFEPA from the coding sequence ATGCCTGACCGACCGCAACCGCGATTTCCGGAGCCCGACACCCAGCCGTTCTGGGAAGCAACGAAAGAGCACCGGCTGCTCTACCAGGTCGACCGCGACACCGGCGACGTCGTGTTCTTCCCGCGCCGCCACAACCCGAAAAACGGCTCGTCGAACCTGGAGTGGCGCGAATCGAAAGGCCTCGGCACGGTCTACACGTTCAGCGTCGTGCGCCTCAACCGACACCCGGTCTTTGCCGGGCTCGGCCCCTACGCCGTCGCCTACGTTGACCTCGACGAGGGGTTCCGCATGCTGACGAACATTGTCAATGTGGCCGACCCGACGAAGGACATCTTTATCGGCCAGCGCGTCAAGCTGACCTGGCTCGACCAGTCGACCGGCATCTCGATCCCGGTCTTCGAACCCGCCTGA
- a CDS encoding thiolase C-terminal domain-containing protein, producing MVTQRRDAAIVGIYEYPKRKAPGVTPLQIKAECAARALEDAGLSWKDVDGLYDAQDGAGMAGLSLAEYFGFKPNVIDTTAVGGSSYEFHAAHAKRDIAAGRCRVALLTYGSTAHSDARRIGTMPGMGGGAPSPLANMTDPYGMTLIANYAMVARRHMHQYGTTSEQLARIAVATRAHAMRNPQAVQAMTDLEFQDIREITVDDVLNSRMIADPLHLLDCCMVSDGGGAVVIAAPEVARDCRKKPVWIIGAGEATSYSENGSDITISAAAQSGPRAWAEADVRPDEIDVAMIYDSFTITVLVMLEDLGFCKKGEGGAFVSEQRLRFDSPLKPALNTDGGGLSSNHPGMRGIFLLIEATRQLRGESTSQVPGARLAVAHGNGGMLATSHTGGTIVLAGD from the coding sequence ATGGTCACACAGCGGCGAGACGCCGCAATCGTCGGGATTTACGAGTACCCGAAGCGCAAAGCTCCGGGCGTCACGCCTCTCCAGATCAAGGCCGAGTGCGCCGCCCGGGCGCTCGAAGATGCCGGACTCTCCTGGAAGGACGTTGATGGGCTGTACGACGCCCAGGACGGCGCCGGGATGGCCGGCCTCAGCCTTGCTGAGTACTTCGGCTTCAAGCCGAACGTGATCGATACCACCGCCGTCGGTGGGAGCTCCTACGAATTCCACGCCGCCCACGCGAAGCGGGATATCGCCGCCGGCCGCTGCAGGGTCGCGCTCCTCACCTACGGTTCCACGGCGCACAGCGACGCGCGCCGCATCGGCACGATGCCCGGCATGGGCGGGGGTGCGCCGAGCCCGCTCGCAAACATGACCGACCCGTACGGCATGACGCTCATCGCCAACTACGCCATGGTCGCCCGCCGGCACATGCACCAGTACGGCACGACGAGCGAGCAGCTTGCCCGTATCGCCGTCGCCACCCGCGCCCACGCGATGCGGAATCCGCAGGCCGTGCAGGCGATGACCGACCTCGAATTCCAGGACATTCGTGAAATCACCGTCGACGATGTGCTGAATTCGCGGATGATCGCCGACCCGCTGCACCTGCTCGACTGCTGCATGGTTTCCGATGGGGGCGGCGCGGTCGTTATCGCAGCGCCCGAGGTTGCCCGCGACTGCCGGAAGAAGCCCGTCTGGATTATCGGCGCCGGGGAGGCGACCAGCTATTCCGAAAACGGAAGCGACATCACGATCAGCGCCGCTGCGCAATCTGGTCCCCGCGCCTGGGCCGAGGCCGACGTCCGCCCCGACGAAATCGATGTCGCGATGATTTACGACTCGTTCACCATCACCGTGCTGGTGATGCTCGAAGACCTCGGCTTCTGCAAGAAAGGGGAAGGCGGCGCCTTCGTTTCCGAGCAGCGCCTCCGCTTCGACAGCCCGCTCAAGCCGGCCCTCAACACCGACGGCGGGGGGCTCAGCTCGAACCACCCCGGCATGCGCGGCATCTTTCTCCTCATCGAAGCGACCCGCCAGCTGCGCGGCGAGTCGACCTCGCAGGTCCCGGGTGCGCGCCTCGCCGTCGCGCACGGCAACGGCGGGATGCTCGCAACCAGCCACACCGGCGGCACCATCGTCCTTGCAGGTGATTGA
- a CDS encoding DNA internalization-related competence protein ComEC/Rec2, which yields MLLILLASAWVAGLLPVGLWGAPWWMGAAWLAWPAVALAAQRRLGWRAAAAGVLLAAIAGIRLAAAVGSEQIPVADFVGRDAVVLGTVVSEPDPGELTTAYDIRADRLELGDGTFIENAGLVRAWLHQYAGYLPGDRVRLEGELEAAPVFEDFDYRAYLARRGVGAVMYRPKDTLEAAGQGSLSRELARARLALDRSLQRALPEPEASLGAGIAFGRDGGLPRDVVEAFNRSGLRHLVAVSGANLVLVAALTMAVAVRVVGRRRGWPLAVAAVALYVAVAGFEPSVVRAAVMTAVLFAGELVGRPQSGLPGLAAAVIVITAGWPELALDPGFQLSAAATAGLIAFGPWLRHGAESARRWWPVSWLPGWLTDVAALSLAATLATTPVTWAHFGSVSLIGPLANVLVQPVVAVAFWASLATALAGAAAPGPAAAAGAVAYYPLAFILDTAQLAASPGWATLEAGRLSPGIAALAMSLLAAAALIAYRYLPDMRELPEAVRSRAVLGNRLLVGGATGALVLAIAPGLDGRPGHLRIDMLDVGQGDAILLTTPRGTQILVDTGPSGLRLARQLGAVMPHWDRTIELVLLSHPQEDHIGGLPALTSRYRVRTVVTTGDRNDTRAAALAAAAVEGRESVARAGDHFTVDGVHFTVLWPKEGTGGSLNDRSLIVLVEYDGVRLLLTGDSERSAHRELLASGLPGVEILKVPHHGSRTSDPNFLALANGGLALISVGAGNPFGHPHPGTLAALEGATVARTDTDGRIRVDVESGRIRVRTER from the coding sequence ATGCTGCTCATCCTCCTTGCGTCCGCCTGGGTGGCGGGGCTGCTCCCGGTAGGTTTGTGGGGAGCGCCCTGGTGGATGGGGGCCGCGTGGCTCGCGTGGCCTGCCGTCGCCCTGGCGGCGCAGCGGCGACTCGGGTGGCGGGCTGCCGCAGCCGGGGTCCTTCTTGCTGCGATTGCAGGCATCCGCCTGGCGGCTGCCGTGGGTTCGGAGCAGATCCCCGTCGCAGACTTCGTGGGTCGTGATGCGGTTGTACTCGGCACCGTCGTCAGCGAGCCCGACCCGGGCGAGCTCACGACCGCATACGACATCCGCGCTGACCGGCTCGAGCTGGGCGACGGTACGTTCATTGAAAACGCCGGATTGGTCCGCGCCTGGCTCCACCAGTACGCCGGCTATCTGCCCGGGGACCGGGTCCGGCTCGAAGGCGAGCTGGAGGCAGCGCCGGTGTTCGAGGATTTCGATTACCGCGCCTACCTCGCCAGGCGGGGCGTCGGCGCCGTTATGTATCGTCCAAAGGACACGCTCGAGGCCGCCGGGCAGGGGAGCCTTTCCCGCGAACTCGCCCGTGCAAGGCTTGCTCTCGACCGGTCGCTCCAGCGGGCGCTCCCTGAGCCGGAGGCATCGCTTGGGGCCGGCATCGCCTTCGGACGGGATGGCGGGCTCCCACGGGACGTTGTCGAGGCCTTCAACCGAAGCGGTCTCAGGCACCTGGTGGCGGTGTCAGGCGCGAACCTTGTGCTCGTCGCCGCGCTTACCATGGCGGTTGCCGTTCGGGTGGTGGGAAGGCGTCGCGGCTGGCCCCTGGCGGTCGCTGCAGTCGCCCTGTATGTCGCCGTCGCTGGTTTCGAGCCGAGCGTGGTTCGGGCGGCCGTCATGACTGCCGTGCTGTTCGCCGGGGAGCTCGTGGGTCGGCCACAGAGCGGACTGCCCGGCCTTGCCGCCGCCGTCATCGTCATCACCGCCGGATGGCCGGAGCTTGCCCTAGACCCCGGGTTCCAGCTCAGCGCAGCAGCGACTGCCGGCCTGATTGCCTTCGGACCGTGGCTCCGCCACGGCGCCGAGTCGGCGCGACGCTGGTGGCCGGTCAGCTGGCTGCCGGGCTGGCTCACTGACGTGGCGGCACTTTCGCTGGCCGCCACCCTGGCCACCACGCCAGTGACGTGGGCGCATTTCGGGTCCGTCTCGCTCATCGGGCCGCTCGCGAACGTGCTGGTACAGCCGGTCGTTGCAGTCGCGTTCTGGGCTTCGCTGGCAACTGCCCTGGCAGGAGCGGCCGCGCCGGGACCCGCGGCAGCGGCGGGCGCAGTCGCCTACTACCCGCTCGCCTTCATCCTCGACACCGCGCAGCTCGCCGCAAGCCCCGGCTGGGCCACCCTGGAAGCCGGGCGGCTGAGTCCGGGGATAGCCGCCCTCGCAATGTCACTGCTGGCGGCCGCCGCACTCATCGCCTACCGCTACCTCCCCGACATGCGCGAACTCCCGGAAGCGGTGCGAAGCCGCGCAGTGCTGGGCAATCGGCTGCTGGTCGGCGGGGCAACAGGCGCGCTCGTGCTGGCAATAGCACCGGGCCTCGATGGGCGCCCCGGGCACCTGCGCATCGATATGCTGGACGTGGGACAGGGCGACGCCATCCTGCTTACAACACCCCGCGGTACGCAGATTCTCGTCGACACCGGGCCGAGCGGCCTCCGGCTCGCGCGGCAGCTCGGCGCCGTGATGCCGCACTGGGATCGGACGATCGAACTGGTCCTTCTGAGTCATCCGCAGGAGGACCACATTGGCGGGCTGCCGGCGCTAACGTCGCGCTACCGGGTGCGGACCGTCGTCACCACCGGCGACCGCAACGACACCCGCGCGGCAGCCCTGGCAGCAGCTGCGGTGGAGGGCCGCGAGAGCGTCGCCCGGGCCGGCGACCACTTCACAGTCGACGGCGTCCATTTCACGGTGCTCTGGCCGAAGGAAGGCACGGGCGGGTCGCTCAACGACCGATCGCTCATCGTGCTGGTCGAGTACGACGGCGTCCGGCTGCTGCTCACGGGCGACAGCGAGCGGTCGGCTCACCGGGAGCTTCTTGCGTCGGGGCTGCCCGGGGTCGAGATCCTGAAGGTCCCCCACCACGGCTCGCGAACAAGCGACCCCAACTTCCTCGCACTGGCGAATGGCGGGCTGGCGCTCATCAGCGTGGGCGCCGGCAATCCGTTCGGACACCCCCACCCGGGCACGCTGGCTGCGCTCGAAGGAGCTACCGTCGCCAGGACCGACACCGACGGCCGCATCCGGGTCGACGTGGAGAGCGGGCGCATCCGGGTCCGGACGGAGCGGTAG
- the rph gene encoding ribonuclease PH has product MTTRIDGRAPDELRPVHLATNVLDFAEGSCLVEFGRTRVLCAASVEDRQPPFLRNTQSGWVTAEYAMLPRATHTRSQREVERGRPGGRTQEIQRLIGRSLRGVVDLELLGPRTITLDCDVIQADGGTRTASITGAYVALRLAIRKLAAAGLVSEACILSPVAAVSVGIVGGVPMLDLCYEEDSTAEVDFNVVMTGEDAFVEVQGTAEGKPFSRAAMDALLDLARHGIGQLFAKQQEALAAAQPT; this is encoded by the coding sequence ATGACCACGCGCATCGATGGGCGCGCTCCAGACGAGCTGCGCCCCGTGCATCTTGCCACCAATGTGCTCGATTTCGCCGAGGGAAGCTGCCTGGTCGAGTTTGGCCGAACGCGCGTCCTGTGTGCTGCAAGCGTCGAAGACCGGCAGCCGCCGTTCCTGCGGAACACACAAAGCGGCTGGGTCACCGCTGAATACGCCATGCTGCCGAGGGCGACCCACACCCGCAGTCAGCGCGAAGTGGAGCGCGGGCGTCCCGGCGGCCGCACGCAGGAGATCCAGCGGCTCATCGGACGCTCGCTGCGGGGGGTGGTCGACCTGGAACTCCTCGGGCCGCGGACCATCACGCTGGATTGCGACGTCATCCAGGCCGACGGCGGTACGCGGACGGCCTCCATCACCGGTGCGTACGTCGCGCTCCGGCTGGCGATTCGCAAGCTGGCAGCAGCGGGCCTGGTCAGCGAGGCGTGCATCCTCTCGCCGGTGGCGGCTGTCTCGGTCGGAATCGTGGGCGGTGTGCCCATGCTCGACCTCTGTTACGAGGAGGACTCGACCGCAGAGGTCGACTTCAATGTGGTGATGACTGGCGAAGACGCCTTCGTGGAAGTACAGGGGACCGCCGAGGGGAAGCCGTTCTCCCGCGCTGCCATGGATGCCCTGCTCGATCTTGCGCGGCATGGCATTGGGCAGCTCTTCGCGAAGCAGCAGGAGGCGCTGGCGGCCGCTCAGCCCACGTAG
- a CDS encoding HIT domain-containing protein has translation MPTYCVFCNIVAGKEPANIIYEDDEIIVIQNILRWVPVMLLAMTKQHTTQAELWAYHMHKVGPIAVEIGRQLCPGGFRLLSNFGYDAMQSQEHGHLHILGGTFLGHYVG, from the coding sequence ATGCCAACATACTGCGTCTTTTGCAATATTGTCGCGGGCAAGGAGCCCGCGAATATCATTTACGAGGATGACGAAATTATCGTCATTCAGAATATCCTGCGCTGGGTTCCTGTCATGCTGCTGGCGATGACGAAACAGCACACCACGCAGGCCGAACTTTGGGCGTACCACATGCACAAGGTCGGACCGATAGCCGTGGAGATCGGCCGCCAGCTCTGCCCGGGCGGCTTCCGCCTGCTCTCGAACTTCGGGTATGACGCGATGCAGAGCCAGGAGCACGGCCACCTCCACATCCTCGGCGGCACGTTCCTCGGGCACTACGTGGGCTGA
- a CDS encoding DUF1015 domain-containing protein: MPQFMPFRGLRYTPAAGRLDDLLAPPYDVITPAMQRALAERNPCNAVHLELAEGGEERYARVAGLLREWEERQLLARDPVPMLYVYEQEFIEGGHVYIRRGVIAAVEVQPWEAGSVKPHEFTMSGPKEDRLKLLQATGVQFSPVFCIARDRAGQLRQFIERVIAELPPTAVATSFEGDHHRFWAVEAGSYEMRQLAPLLAESFYIADGHHRYETAVNYRNWRLAQGQLPPTHPARFTMSAIVAADDPGLVIRPIHRLVPRPAPADWRRRLGDAFDIEHVKLPDGEPERTEALMALLETCDTVALELEPRQVYALRRRSGARLAGSVPAGRSEAWLGIGPNVLRYGVLEPLWGISDGDLAAGAIAYTHDLEEVFAFLDARPGSSAAFLLNPVSIDDVMRLADQGERMPQKSTFFHPKLGTGLVFYPLEP; this comes from the coding sequence ATGCCCCAGTTCATGCCGTTCCGCGGGCTGCGGTACACACCGGCCGCCGGCCGTCTCGATGACCTCCTCGCACCGCCGTACGACGTGATCACCCCTGCGATGCAGCGGGCGCTCGCCGAGCGGAACCCATGCAACGCCGTGCATCTCGAACTCGCCGAGGGCGGCGAAGAGCGGTATGCGCGGGTGGCGGGACTCTTGCGCGAATGGGAGGAGCGGCAGCTGCTGGCACGCGACCCGGTCCCGATGCTTTACGTGTACGAGCAGGAGTTCATCGAGGGCGGACACGTCTACATCCGGCGCGGGGTCATTGCGGCGGTTGAGGTCCAGCCGTGGGAGGCTGGCTCGGTGAAGCCGCACGAGTTCACGATGTCGGGCCCGAAGGAGGACCGCCTCAAACTGCTCCAGGCAACCGGCGTCCAGTTCAGCCCGGTCTTCTGCATCGCCCGGGACCGCGCGGGACAGCTGCGCCAGTTCATCGAGCGGGTAATCGCCGAGCTGCCGCCGACTGCCGTCGCCACCAGCTTCGAGGGGGACCACCACCGCTTCTGGGCGGTCGAGGCCGGGAGTTACGAGATGCGCCAGCTGGCGCCGCTCCTCGCCGAGTCGTTCTACATCGCCGACGGGCACCACCGGTATGAAACAGCGGTGAACTACCGCAACTGGCGTCTCGCACAGGGCCAGCTTCCCCCGACGCACCCGGCGCGCTTCACGATGTCCGCCATCGTCGCCGCCGACGACCCGGGCCTCGTGATTCGGCCCATTCACCGGCTCGTCCCGCGCCCGGCACCGGCAGACTGGCGCCGGCGGCTCGGTGACGCCTTTGACATTGAACACGTCAAGCTCCCCGATGGCGAACCGGAGCGGACCGAAGCGCTGATGGCACTCCTCGAAACGTGTGATACCGTCGCTCTTGAACTCGAGCCCCGCCAGGTCTACGCCCTCCGCCGGCGGTCCGGGGCAAGGCTCGCCGGCAGCGTCCCCGCCGGACGGTCGGAGGCATGGCTGGGAATCGGCCCGAACGTCCTGCGCTACGGCGTGCTCGAACCGCTCTGGGGCATCTCCGATGGGGACCTTGCTGCCGGTGCCATCGCGTACACCCACGACCTCGAGGAGGTCTTCGCCTTCCTCGACGCGCGCCCCGGGAGCTCCGCTGCCTTCCTCCTGAATCCTGTCAGCATTGACGATGTGATGCGGCTCGCGGACCAGGGCGAGCGGATGCCCCAGAAGTCGACGTTCTTCCACCCGAAGCTGGGCACCGGGCTGGTGTTCTACCCGCTCGAGCCGTAG
- a CDS encoding class II fumarate hydratase has protein sequence MDEPTRIERDALGEFAVPRDALYGIDTARAVANFPISGQRFPLQVIHALALLKAGAARANRQVGLLEPELADAIMAAATEVAEGRWDDQFPVDVYQTGSGTSSNMNVNEVIANRANELLGGGPRGVYRPVHPNDHVNRGQSSNDVIPTAIHLAAVRRIREHLLPGLYRLEAALQAKANEFDGVVKTGRTHLMDAVPIRLGQEFRGYAGQVERTRRRVTAAGEALREVALGGTAVGTGLNTHPEFAGRVLAYVSEVARVQLVETTNHFQAQSSIDGIVEASGHLRTAAVALVKIANDLRLMASGPRAGLGEIELPALQPGSSIMPGKVNPVIPEAVVQVAARVVGNDAAIGMAGQWGFFELNTMLPVAGAALLESIELLGNAAAVFAEKCVAGIRATDRGPQLVEQGLAIATPLALEIGYDRAAELVKLALREGLTIREAARRELGLPDRELDRLFDVRRMTGN, from the coding sequence ATGGACGAACCGACCCGCATCGAGCGAGACGCCCTGGGAGAGTTTGCTGTGCCGCGAGATGCCCTGTACGGCATCGACACGGCACGCGCAGTCGCCAACTTTCCAATCTCAGGGCAGCGGTTCCCGCTGCAGGTCATCCACGCCCTGGCCCTGCTCAAAGCCGGTGCGGCACGGGCCAACCGCCAGGTCGGCCTGCTCGAACCAGAGTTGGCCGATGCCATCATGGCCGCCGCAACGGAAGTTGCGGAGGGCCGCTGGGACGACCAGTTCCCGGTCGACGTCTACCAGACCGGGTCCGGCACGTCGAGCAACATGAACGTCAACGAGGTCATCGCCAACCGGGCGAACGAGCTGCTCGGCGGCGGGCCCCGCGGCGTCTACCGGCCCGTCCACCCGAATGACCACGTCAATCGTGGGCAGTCATCGAACGACGTTATCCCGACGGCGATTCACCTCGCTGCCGTCCGCCGCATCCGGGAGCACCTGCTGCCCGGGCTGTACCGGCTGGAGGCCGCCCTGCAGGCGAAAGCGAACGAGTTTGACGGCGTCGTCAAGACGGGGCGGACCCATCTGATGGACGCCGTGCCCATCCGGCTCGGCCAGGAGTTCCGGGGATACGCCGGCCAGGTCGAGCGTACCCGGCGCCGCGTCACGGCCGCCGGGGAAGCGCTCCGCGAGGTCGCTTTGGGGGGGACAGCGGTCGGCACCGGGCTAAACACGCACCCCGAATTCGCCGGCCGCGTCCTCGCCTATGTCTCCGAAGTGGCCCGGGTGCAGCTCGTCGAGACAACCAACCACTTCCAGGCGCAGTCATCGATCGACGGCATCGTCGAGGCAAGCGGGCACCTGCGCACCGCTGCTGTCGCGCTGGTCAAGATTGCGAACGACCTCCGGCTCATGGCCAGCGGGCCGCGTGCCGGGCTCGGCGAAATCGAACTCCCCGCTCTTCAGCCGGGGAGCAGCATCATGCCCGGGAAAGTCAATCCCGTCATCCCCGAGGCGGTTGTCCAGGTTGCGGCGCGCGTGGTCGGCAACGATGCCGCGATCGGCATGGCAGGCCAGTGGGGATTTTTCGAACTCAATACGATGCTCCCGGTCGCCGGTGCGGCGCTGCTGGAGTCCATCGAGCTCCTGGGCAACGCGGCCGCTGTTTTCGCCGAGAAGTGCGTCGCCGGCATCCGCGCCACTGACCGCGGTCCGCAGCTTGTCGAGCAGGGGCTGGCGATCGCCACCCCGCTTGCCCTCGAAATCGGGTACGACCGCGCCGCCGAACTGGTGAAGCTGGCGCTCAGGGAGGGGCTGACCATCCGCGAGGCGGCACGGCGCGAGCTCGGGCTGCCTGATCGGGAGCTGGACCGGCTCTTCGATGTTCGGCGCATGACCGGCAACTGA
- a CDS encoding sodium:proton exchanger: MAAASLPGIAFRFSGYHPPAVAGAAIFGVAILAAAFLLSWGAETAEMDISQGLALAIIAIIAVLPEYAVDFVLAWKAGADPAEAERGLAVANMTGGNRLLIGVGWPLVFFLFVYRTRIKELVVDRQRSLELTFLAVATAYVIFIPLRSHVSVIDTIVLVSLFAMYMFFTSRVETEEVELVGPARAIGALQNGPRRAVVVVLLIYSAVAIFASAEPFAESLVHVGEQFGVSEFFLVQWLAPLASESPEVLVACLLAWRGRAAAGMGVLISSKVNQWTLLIGTLPIAFLVSAGEFGWTIGLPLDTRQRDEIFLTAAQSAFAIAVFANLKMSRVEAAALFLLFATQLFITNEHARVLYGMAYAALCLVLLAWNWRDLPRTARDAFAIMRGRELPGAEHEHPARDPDPVP; the protein is encoded by the coding sequence ATGGCTGCGGCCTCCTTGCCTGGCATCGCCTTCCGATTCTCCGGCTACCACCCGCCTGCCGTCGCCGGCGCGGCGATCTTCGGCGTGGCGATCCTGGCCGCCGCCTTCCTCCTGAGCTGGGGCGCCGAGACCGCCGAAATGGATATCTCGCAGGGCCTCGCCCTCGCGATTATCGCCATCATCGCGGTTCTGCCCGAGTACGCCGTTGACTTCGTCCTCGCCTGGAAGGCCGGCGCCGACCCTGCCGAGGCCGAGCGCGGGCTCGCCGTCGCAAACATGACCGGCGGCAACCGGCTGCTCATCGGGGTAGGCTGGCCCCTCGTTTTCTTCCTGTTCGTCTATCGCACGCGCATCAAAGAGCTCGTTGTGGACCGCCAGCGCAGCCTCGAACTCACTTTCCTGGCAGTGGCCACGGCCTACGTCATCTTCATCCCGCTCCGCAGCCACGTCAGCGTCATCGACACTATCGTGCTCGTATCGCTGTTCGCCATGTACATGTTCTTCACTTCCCGGGTCGAAACCGAGGAGGTCGAGCTCGTCGGGCCTGCGCGCGCCATCGGCGCCCTCCAGAACGGGCCCCGGCGGGCGGTCGTGGTCGTGCTGCTCATCTACAGCGCGGTGGCCATCTTCGCCTCTGCCGAGCCGTTTGCAGAGTCGCTCGTCCACGTCGGCGAGCAGTTCGGTGTGAGCGAGTTTTTCCTGGTCCAGTGGCTGGCCCCGCTCGCCTCTGAATCGCCCGAGGTGCTGGTTGCCTGCCTGCTCGCCTGGCGCGGACGTGCCGCCGCGGGCATGGGCGTTCTCATCTCCTCAAAGGTCAACCAGTGGACGCTGCTCATCGGGACGCTCCCGATCGCATTCCTCGTCTCGGCGGGCGAATTCGGCTGGACCATCGGTCTGCCGCTGGACACGCGCCAGCGCGACGAAATCTTCCTGACAGCCGCGCAGAGCGCCTTTGCCATCGCGGTGTTCGCGAACCTGAAAATGTCGCGGGTCGAGGCCGCCGCGCTCTTCCTGCTGTTCGCGACCCAGCTGTTCATCACGAACGAGCACGCGCGGGTTCTCTACGGAATGGCGTATGCGGCCCTCTGTCTCGTCCTGCTGGCCTGGAACTGGCGCGACCTGCCGCGAACCGCGCGCGATGCCTTCGCCATTATGCGCGGCCGTGAACTGCCCGGAGCGGAGCACGAACACCCGGCGCGCGACCCGGACCCCGTCCCGTAG
- a CDS encoding CehA/McbA family metallohydrolase: MHLHTTRGASDSMLDPDDLIAEARRIGLTGVNITEHDRMWEPWDLNPFRKKHEGIFVSNGMEVSTDMGHILAIGLKGYAPGIRRLEKLREIADEQGAFLIVAHPFRHFFDPVHFKREGKEPFRMTPEEAAKLPVFQLVDAIEVLNGCNTPRENYFALQVAKVLGKPGTGGSDAHSTQGIGYFTAVFEEELLSQEHMVDQLHKGRFYPARGLPEGKLENYWETAEPIPFYE; encoded by the coding sequence ATGCACCTGCATACCACCCGGGGCGCCTCGGATTCCATGCTCGACCCCGATGACCTCATTGCCGAGGCGCGCCGCATCGGGCTCACCGGCGTCAACATCACCGAGCACGACCGGATGTGGGAGCCGTGGGACCTCAATCCCTTTCGCAAAAAGCACGAAGGCATCTTCGTCTCGAACGGGATGGAAGTCTCGACCGATATGGGACACATCCTCGCTATCGGTCTGAAGGGGTATGCCCCGGGCATCCGCCGTCTCGAAAAGCTCCGGGAGATTGCCGACGAGCAGGGGGCCTTCCTCATCGTGGCGCACCCGTTCCGACACTTCTTTGACCCGGTGCACTTTAAGCGGGAAGGCAAAGAACCCTTCCGCATGACCCCCGAAGAGGCCGCAAAACTGCCGGTATTCCAGCTCGTCGACGCCATCGAGGTCCTGAACGGCTGCAACACCCCGCGCGAGAACTACTTCGCCCTCCAGGTCGCGAAGGTGCTTGGCAAACCGGGCACCGGGGGCTCCGACGCACACAGCACCCAGGGTATCGGCTACTTCACGGCGGTTTTCGAAGAGGAGCTGCTGAGCCAGGAGCATATGGTCGACCAGCTCCACAAGGGCCGGTTCTACCCGGCGCGCGGCCTCCCCGAGGGGAAGCTCGAAAACTACTGGGAGACCGCCGAGCCCATCCCGTTCTACGAATGA